From the genome of Metabacillus schmidteae, one region includes:
- a CDS encoding Tn3 family transposase, with translation MAAIERTAYPRFKKNLTRRELREIYTITTEENQFAHSMARGSIPVLSFLIMMKCFQRLGYFPRPKDIPATVISHVRTCLHLPNDTEPNFQTKALYRHQKAIREYLKVTPFGKIPLDIATTAIYKAAQVMDNPADLINVAIAELIKERCELPAFSTLDRLARRVRTVVNYRFFNTILNRLSTEERGKLDQLLNTSMQLQKSDYNYLKDLPKSPSISHMKDLQSRLSWLTTFIPIIDQLLEGVPNSKIKHFAAEAKVLDAAEMKDFAAPKRYTLVLCMIHRSQVTTRDNLVGMFLKRMGKIHKKGKEELALLREKHRSMTENLISVLQEVLEATDMGDNDTSVGKKVRELFIANGGVMALKSDCESISSYNGNNYLPLLEKFYRGHRKALYQLVRLLEIDSTTQDRSLVNALQILLENENRKVEHVPANIDLSFANEQWKNTIRVGKNTDLFYRKRLEICIFSCLATELKTGDIGIKGSEEYADYREQLLSWEECKPMVADYCNELGFNSSSTGFVTQLKEWLTQTAETIDRHYPENGQVMINQNGEPTLKRLVRKEPSRSSKALENIIIQRLPERNVLDILCNVEHWTHWTRHFGPLSGSDPKLENPIERYIVTSFGYGCNLGSTQTSKHMRNTVTPHMISFVNRRHINVQKLDDAIRDILNHYNLFSLPKLWGSGKSAAADGTKYDLYEENLLSEYHIRYGGYGGIAYHHVSDTYIALFSHFIPCGVWEAVYIIDGLLKNKSEIQPDTLHADTQGQSTPVFALSYLLGINLMPRIRNWKDLTFFRPDRDACYNHIDPLFGDVIDWDLLETHWQDLLQVVLSIKSGKILPSTLLRKLSNDSKKNRLYKAFRELGRVVRTVFLLKYISDIKLREQITASTNKVEAYNGFSKWLFFGGDGVISENDPEEQEKRIKYNDLVANAVIFQNVVDITLILWSLIKEGYKFSREDLVMLSPYLTRHIKRFGDYVIDLQNIPQPVEENIPV, from the coding sequence ATGGCAGCAATCGAACGAACAGCCTATCCAAGATTCAAGAAAAATTTAACTCGTAGAGAACTCAGAGAAATCTATACCATTACCACTGAGGAAAACCAGTTTGCACATAGCATGGCGCGTGGATCTATTCCTGTTCTTAGTTTTTTAATTATGATGAAGTGCTTTCAACGTTTGGGCTATTTTCCACGGCCAAAGGATATTCCAGCTACAGTTATCAGTCATGTTCGTACCTGTTTGCATTTACCAAACGATACTGAACCAAATTTTCAAACCAAAGCACTTTACCGGCATCAAAAAGCAATACGCGAATACTTGAAGGTTACACCATTTGGAAAGATTCCTCTAGATATTGCTACGACTGCTATATATAAAGCAGCTCAAGTTATGGATAACCCAGCTGATCTTATTAACGTTGCTATTGCAGAATTAATTAAAGAACGCTGTGAATTACCAGCGTTCAGTACGTTGGATAGATTAGCACGCCGTGTTAGAACTGTTGTAAACTATCGATTTTTTAATACAATCCTTAACCGTTTGTCTACCGAGGAGCGAGGCAAACTTGATCAATTGCTGAATACTTCAATGCAACTACAAAAATCTGATTATAATTATCTCAAAGATTTACCAAAAAGCCCTTCTATTTCTCATATGAAAGATTTACAAAGCAGATTATCATGGTTAACAACCTTTATCCCAATCATTGACCAATTATTAGAAGGAGTGCCTAATTCCAAAATTAAGCATTTCGCAGCTGAAGCCAAAGTATTAGATGCTGCCGAAATGAAAGACTTCGCTGCTCCGAAAAGATATACATTAGTACTATGTATGATTCACCGATCACAGGTTACAACCAGAGATAATCTCGTGGGAATGTTCCTAAAAAGAATGGGTAAAATCCACAAAAAAGGAAAAGAGGAATTGGCACTTCTTAGAGAAAAGCATCGATCCATGACTGAAAACCTTATCTCCGTATTACAAGAGGTTTTAGAGGCTACAGATATGGGTGATAACGATACATCGGTTGGTAAAAAAGTAAGGGAATTATTCATCGCTAACGGTGGCGTTATGGCTTTAAAAAGTGATTGTGAATCTATTTCTTCATACAATGGAAATAATTATTTACCTCTACTGGAGAAATTCTATAGAGGGCATCGAAAAGCTTTGTATCAATTGGTCAGATTGTTGGAAATTGACTCCACTACCCAAGATCGCTCACTTGTAAATGCATTGCAAATTCTATTAGAAAATGAAAACCGAAAGGTCGAACACGTACCGGCTAATATAGATCTATCATTTGCAAACGAGCAATGGAAAAACACCATTCGTGTTGGAAAAAATACTGACCTGTTCTATCGTAAACGTCTTGAAATCTGTATATTTTCTTGTCTGGCTACAGAATTAAAAACGGGGGATATTGGTATAAAAGGTTCTGAGGAATATGCTGATTACCGAGAACAATTGCTTTCATGGGAAGAATGCAAACCTATGGTTGCTGATTACTGCAATGAGTTGGGATTTAATTCCTCTTCAACTGGGTTTGTAACTCAATTAAAAGAATGGTTAACGCAGACTGCAGAAACGATAGATCGACATTATCCTGAAAATGGACAGGTTATGATAAACCAAAATGGAGAACCAACTCTTAAACGTTTAGTACGCAAGGAGCCTTCAAGAAGCAGTAAAGCATTGGAAAATATCATAATTCAGCGCTTACCTGAAAGAAATGTTCTTGATATACTTTGCAATGTTGAACACTGGACTCATTGGACCAGGCATTTTGGTCCCTTATCCGGTTCTGATCCCAAGCTTGAAAATCCGATTGAACGTTACATCGTTACTTCATTTGGATATGGTTGTAATTTGGGATCGACACAAACTTCTAAACATATGCGAAATACAGTGACGCCACATATGATTTCTTTTGTCAATCGACGACATATAAATGTTCAAAAACTTGATGATGCTATTCGAGATATTCTTAACCATTATAATCTTTTTAGTCTTCCTAAATTGTGGGGAAGTGGTAAATCAGCTGCTGCAGATGGCACGAAATATGATTTATACGAAGAAAACTTACTCTCGGAATACCATATTCGTTATGGTGGTTACGGTGGGATTGCCTATCATCATGTTTCCGATACGTATATTGCATTGTTTAGCCATTTTATACCCTGTGGTGTTTGGGAAGCTGTATATATTATTGATGGATTACTTAAAAATAAATCTGAAATCCAGCCGGATACTTTGCATGCAGACACACAGGGTCAATCTACACCAGTTTTCGCTCTTTCCTATTTGTTAGGAATCAACTTAATGCCTCGAATTCGTAACTGGAAAGATCTAACGTTCTTTCGACCAGATAGGGATGCTTGTTACAATCATATCGATCCTTTATTTGGTGATGTAATCGATTGGGATTTACTCGAAACTCACTGGCAAGATTTACTGCAGGTTGTCTTATCCATTAAATCCGGAAAAATTTTACCTTCAACCTTGCTCAGAAAGCTCAGTAACGATAGTAAAAAAAATCGACTTTATAAAGCATTTAGAGAACTAGGTCGCGTTGTAAGAACTGTCTTTCTCCTAAAATATATTTCCGACATTAAATTACGGGAACAAATAACAGCTAGTACAAATAAAGTTGAGGCATATAACGGCTTTTCAAAATGGCTTTTTTTCGGTGGAGATGGGGTTATTTCTGAAAATGATCCGGAAGAACAAGAAAAACGTATTAAATATAATGATCTCGTTGCTAATGCTGTTATTTTTCAGAATGTTGTTGATATAACGCTAATTTTATGGTCTCTCATAAAGGAAGGGTATAAGTTTTCGCGAGAAGATCTTGTTATGCTGAGTCCATACCTTACAAGGCACATTAAACGTTTTGGTGATTATGTCATCGATTTACAAAACATCCCTCAACCAGTAGAGGAGAATATACCGGTATAA
- a CDS encoding four-helix bundle copper-binding protein, which produces MSRGSTYAKQLCNLCATICDACALECAKFQDPHCQQCAEACRKCAEECHKMAS; this is translated from the coding sequence ATGTCTCGCGGAAGTACATATGCAAAGCAACTTTGCAATTTGTGTGCAACCATCTGTGATGCCTGCGCATTAGAATGTGCAAAGTTCCAGGATCCACATTGTCAACAATGTGCTGAAGCTTGCCGTAAGTGTGCTGAGGAATGCCACAAAATGGCGAGCTGA
- a CDS encoding glutaredoxin family protein, with protein sequence MENQKVEIYTTKTCPDCKAAKEFLSSHSISYIENDIEDDSKNMDNLIALTGKHIVPTIKFGDEVFIGFSINREKIESLLT encoded by the coding sequence ATGGAAAATCAAAAAGTTGAAATATATACAACCAAAACTTGTCCAGATTGCAAAGCAGCGAAAGAGTTTCTCTCAAGTCATTCTATTTCATATATAGAAAACGATATAGAAGATGATTCAAAAAATATGGACAACCTTATTGCATTGACTGGTAAACATATTGTACCTACTATAAAATTTGGTGATGAAGTGTTTATTGGTTTTTCAATTAATCGTGAAAAAATTGAGTCTTTGCTAACATAA
- a CDS encoding YwmB family TATA-box binding protein, whose product MFKKIMTILVCLFIIIFFSTNHVEGSNELELEKMMDIAHKNNIIITSWQGYIKTNLGQARDIEEVYRIVESTKLRFPFVKEWTGFDQKSHHFTVEGYINNTSSQLFNKIQIYAYKNDDKYHLFLTLEVIGEKGDEKLYDSILKEIESYIEVDKEYYTVKGFVTNKLDMEYMAKQFLNDFQADYIEGLKEEEFLSVSAYNPKWKSSIPSKNNKNINLQFGLRYNPNVNETNITIGTPIIVNEY is encoded by the coding sequence ATGTTTAAAAAAATTATGACCATATTGGTTTGTCTATTTATAATAATCTTTTTTTCTACAAATCATGTTGAGGGAAGTAATGAGTTGGAATTAGAAAAAATGATGGATATTGCTCATAAAAATAATATAATAATTACTTCGTGGCAGGGGTATATTAAAACCAATTTAGGACAGGCAAGGGATATCGAGGAAGTTTATAGAATAGTAGAAAGCACTAAATTGAGATTTCCTTTTGTGAAAGAATGGACAGGTTTTGATCAGAAAAGCCACCACTTTACAGTTGAAGGTTACATAAACAATACTTCAAGTCAATTATTCAATAAAATTCAAATTTATGCTTACAAAAATGATGATAAATATCATTTATTTTTAACTTTAGAAGTAATTGGAGAAAAGGGGGATGAAAAGTTATACGACAGTATATTAAAGGAAATAGAATCCTACATTGAAGTTGATAAGGAATATTATACAGTAAAGGGTTTTGTAACGAATAAACTAGACATGGAATACATGGCGAAACAATTTTTGAATGATTTTCAGGCTGATTACATTGAGGGTCTTAAAGAAGAAGAGTTTCTTTCAGTTTCTGCATATAATCCTAAATGGAAAAGTAGCATTCCATCTAAGAATAATAAAAATATAAATCTACAGTTTGGATTACGTTATAATCCAAATGTGAACGAAACGAATATAACGATTGGTACACCAATAATAGTAAATGAGTACTAA
- a CDS encoding heavy metal translocating P-type ATPase encodes MSQSKELSLSITGMTCASCANRIEKVLNKMKSVHANVNLATESVKISYDESEVALNQIIKEIETLGYNVPKEKVELDIHGMTCASCVSRIEKVLNKTEGIEKATVNLASEKATIEYNPGLVSIQDIMKKVKNLGYEAVLKKDQEESKDHKEVELKRKKRNIILSTILSLPLLYTMVAHIPWDFGIPVPHIFMNPWFQFALATPVQFYIGAPFYNGAYRALRNKSANMDVLVALGTSAAYFYSLYETIITQIIPGYMPELYYETSAIIITLILLGKLFEHLSKGRTTEAIKQLLNLQAKEATVIRNGEEMKVPIEQVEVGETLIVKPGEKIPVDGKVTKGKSAVDESMITGESIPVEKNEDDPVIGSTINKNGTLTIKAEKVGKDTALAGIIKIVEEAQGSKAPIQRMADIISGIFVPIVVVIAIVTFIAWYFFADPGNIAEALEASIAVLVIACPCALGLATPTSIMVGTGKGAKNGVLFKGGEYLEETHKIDAILLDKTGTITKGKPEVTDFLVFEDNDEKKLLEYVISAEKSSEHPLAEAIVNYGKDKQVISPEATDFQAIPGHGIEATIDDSKVLIGTRKLMKEHSITFEEHENKMAELEQQGKTAMLIAVNNKLKGIIAVADTVKESSKEAINELKSKGIEVYMITGDNERTAKAIANLVGVDQVFAEVLPEDKAEMVKKLKSEGKQVAMVGDGINDAPALALADIGIAIGTGTDIAIETADVTLVGGDLKHLPQAINLSRKTMRNIKQNLFWAFFYNSVGVPIAAFGLLAPWVAGAAMAFSSVTVVTNALRLKNVKI; translated from the coding sequence ATGAGTCAATCAAAAGAACTTTCTCTTTCAATTACTGGTATGACATGCGCTTCTTGTGCAAACAGAATTGAAAAAGTATTAAATAAAATGAAAAGTGTTCATGCCAATGTGAATTTAGCAACAGAAAGCGTGAAAATATCCTATGATGAAAGTGAAGTAGCACTAAATCAAATCATAAAAGAAATTGAAACATTAGGATATAATGTACCCAAAGAAAAAGTGGAATTAGATATTCATGGAATGACTTGTGCATCATGTGTTTCTAGGATTGAAAAAGTACTAAACAAAACGGAAGGAATCGAAAAGGCTACTGTTAATCTAGCTTCTGAAAAGGCTACGATTGAATACAATCCTGGTCTCGTTTCAATACAAGATATTATGAAAAAGGTAAAGAATTTGGGGTATGAGGCAGTTTTAAAAAAGGATCAAGAGGAGAGCAAGGATCATAAAGAAGTTGAATTAAAAAGAAAAAAAAGAAACATAATCCTTTCAACTATCCTTTCCCTGCCACTTTTATATACGATGGTTGCACATATTCCTTGGGACTTTGGAATACCAGTTCCTCATATTTTTATGAATCCATGGTTTCAGTTCGCCTTGGCAACACCAGTCCAGTTTTATATTGGTGCTCCTTTTTATAATGGGGCATATCGTGCTTTACGAAATAAAAGTGCAAACATGGACGTTCTAGTTGCACTTGGTACGTCTGCTGCTTACTTTTATAGTTTGTATGAAACAATAATAACTCAAATAATTCCTGGGTACATGCCAGAACTATATTACGAAACAAGCGCCATCATTATCACACTTATTTTACTTGGGAAACTATTTGAGCATCTATCAAAAGGAAGAACGACAGAAGCCATTAAGCAACTATTGAACCTTCAAGCAAAAGAAGCAACGGTTATTAGAAATGGTGAAGAAATGAAAGTTCCGATTGAACAGGTTGAAGTAGGTGAAACACTTATTGTAAAGCCTGGTGAAAAAATTCCGGTCGATGGAAAAGTGACCAAAGGAAAATCAGCAGTTGATGAATCGATGATAACAGGTGAATCGATTCCAGTTGAAAAAAATGAAGATGACCCTGTTATAGGTTCAACGATAAATAAAAATGGTACCTTAACAATAAAAGCTGAAAAAGTAGGAAAAGATACAGCTCTAGCAGGGATCATAAAAATTGTGGAAGAAGCACAAGGATCCAAAGCCCCTATTCAAAGGATGGCGGATATTATATCCGGTATTTTCGTTCCCATTGTTGTCGTCATTGCTATCGTTACATTTATTGCTTGGTATTTCTTTGCAGACCCAGGAAATATCGCTGAAGCATTGGAAGCTTCTATCGCTGTTTTAGTGATTGCTTGCCCATGTGCACTTGGACTCGCTACCCCTACGTCTATTATGGTCGGCACAGGAAAAGGAGCAAAAAATGGTGTTTTATTTAAAGGTGGAGAATACCTAGAAGAAACCCATAAAATCGATGCTATTTTACTTGATAAGACAGGTACAATTACAAAAGGGAAACCGGAAGTGACAGATTTTCTTGTCTTTGAAGATAACGATGAAAAAAAGCTATTAGAATATGTCATTTCAGCTGAAAAATCATCTGAACACCCTCTTGCAGAGGCTATTGTTAATTATGGAAAAGATAAGCAAGTAATAAGTCCTGAAGCAACTGATTTTCAAGCAATTCCTGGACATGGCATTGAAGCAACTATAGATGATTCAAAAGTTCTTATCGGAACTAGGAAATTAATGAAGGAGCATTCGATTACTTTTGAAGAACATGAAAACAAAATGGCTGAATTAGAACAACAAGGCAAAACTGCCATGCTGATAGCTGTAAATAATAAGTTAAAAGGAATCATTGCAGTAGCTGATACAGTTAAAGAATCATCAAAGGAAGCCATAAACGAATTAAAGTCCAAGGGAATTGAAGTTTATATGATTACAGGTGATAACGAAAGAACAGCAAAAGCTATCGCTAATTTAGTTGGAGTTGATCAAGTTTTCGCTGAGGTATTACCTGAAGACAAAGCAGAAATGGTTAAAAAATTGAAAAGTGAAGGAAAACAAGTAGCAATGGTCGGTGACGGTATCAACGATGCACCCGCACTGGCGTTGGCGGACATCGGGATTGCAATTGGTACAGGTACAGATATTGCGATTGAAACAGCAGATGTAACTTTAGTTGGTGGCGACCTGAAACATCTTCCACAAGCCATTAATCTAAGTAGAAAAACAATGCGAAATATCAAACAAAATCTTTTTTGGGCTTTCTTTTATAATTCAGTAGGAGTGCCTATTGCTGCATTTGGCTTGTTAGCTCCTTGGGTTGCAGGAGCTGCAATGGCATTTAGCTCTGTTACTGTTGTTACAAATGCTCTTAGATTAAAAAATGTAAAAATCTAA
- a CDS encoding PH domain-containing protein, with protein MSGYVIRGKDGTGGADGELLLQFPFASTDTSAFLNSRKSNKQRQVFLKNGVRIKAPEEMSTIDIIRQNLKFLMNLESFYEQQQIDLFDCMDIA; from the coding sequence GTGAGTGGATATGTAATTAGAGGCAAAGACGGAACAGGTGGTGCTGATGGTGAATTATTATTACAATTCCCCTTCGCATCGACAGATACTTCTGCCTTTTTAAACAGTAGAAAATCAAATAAACAAAGACAAGTATTTCTGAAAAATGGTGTTAGGATAAAAGCTCCAGAAGAGATGAGTACTATTGATATCATCCGTCAAAACTTAAAGTTTTTAATGAATTTAGAGTCATTCTACGAACAACAACAAATAGATCTATTTGATTGTATGGATATTGCTTAG
- a CDS encoding recombinase family protein translates to MIFGYARVSTEEQNLDMQIDSLHQYGAEKIYQEKMTGTRKDRQQLEELLKVLRKGDKVVVYKLDRISRSTKHLIELSELFNEMSVDFVSIHDNIDTSTAMGKFFFRTMASIAELERDIISERTKSGLKAARARGKKGGRPSKKTDKVQMALKMYGSKEYSIKEITEATGLGKTTLYRYLNQIDGK, encoded by the coding sequence TTGATCTTTGGATATGCTCGTGTAAGTACAGAAGAACAAAATTTGGATATGCAAATTGATTCTTTGCATCAGTATGGTGCAGAGAAAATATACCAGGAAAAAATGACAGGAACAAGAAAAGACCGTCAACAGCTTGAGGAGTTGTTAAAGGTATTGCGCAAAGGAGATAAAGTTGTCGTATACAAGTTAGACCGAATTTCTCGTTCAACAAAACATCTTATTGAATTAAGTGAACTTTTTAATGAAATGAGCGTCGACTTTGTCTCTATTCATGACAACATCGATACGTCAACGGCAATGGGGAAATTTTTCTTTCGTACAATGGCAAGTATTGCAGAATTAGAGCGAGATATTATAAGTGAACGGACGAAATCAGGATTAAAAGCTGCGAGAGCTAGGGGGAAAAAAGGGGGAAGGCCTTCAAAAAAAACAGATAAAGTACAGATGGCACTGAAGATGTATGGCAGTAAAGAGTACAGTATTAAAGAAATTACAGAAGCAACGGGACTAGGTAAGACAACACTATACCGTTATTTGAATCAAATAGACGGCAAATAA
- a CDS encoding cytochrome c oxidase assembly protein, whose protein sequence is MKQIRVFIGVLLFSIFNLTKSVLAHNGVDEQSSTTDIFDQWNFILAGALVVILAIFIYQFKKDREFLKKFFFFFFALVVFYLAMGSPLHLLGDHYLFSAHMLEQSLIYTALPPLLLLGFPNRFLEPIIHFGLEYKILSFLKYPLIPLLLFNVLFSFYHIPLIFNAVISNNILHNLTHIILTITALFMWVPLIPMVKELDRLTDVQKIGYIFAAGILLTPACALIIFSDQAFYPVYSGAPQLFGILPPLEDQRTGGIIMKVVQEIVYGTMIGYIFFKWARKERLKDVIPVKSVTEVVKQ, encoded by the coding sequence ATGAAACAAATTAGGGTATTTATTGGAGTATTATTATTTTCTATATTTAATCTAACAAAAAGTGTTTTAGCTCATAATGGCGTTGATGAACAAAGCAGCACAACTGACATATTTGATCAATGGAATTTTATATTAGCTGGAGCTTTGGTCGTTATTTTAGCAATTTTTATCTATCAATTTAAAAAAGATCGAGAATTTTTAAAGAAGTTTTTCTTTTTCTTTTTTGCTCTAGTCGTCTTTTATCTTGCAATGGGTAGCCCTTTACACCTATTAGGAGACCATTATTTATTTAGTGCTCACATGTTAGAGCAATCTTTAATTTATACGGCCTTACCACCATTGCTTTTGTTAGGCTTTCCAAATCGTTTTCTTGAACCAATTATCCATTTTGGATTGGAGTACAAAATACTAAGTTTTTTAAAGTATCCATTGATTCCATTACTATTATTTAATGTGTTGTTTTCTTTTTATCACATCCCATTAATATTTAATGCGGTAATTTCAAATAATATCTTGCATAATCTAACACATATTATTTTGACTATTACTGCTTTGTTTATGTGGGTCCCACTTATCCCAATGGTTAAGGAATTAGATAGATTAACGGATGTTCAGAAAATTGGTTATATCTTTGCAGCTGGCATTTTGTTGACTCCTGCTTGTGCCCTCATCATTTTTTCAGACCAAGCGTTTTATCCTGTATATTCAGGAGCACCACAACTATTTGGTATCCTCCCACCATTAGAAGATCAAAGAACAGGTGGAATCATAATGAAAGTGGTACAGGAAATCGTGTATGGAACAATGATCGGCTATATTTTCTTTAAATGGGCAAGGAAAGAAAGGTTAAAAGATGTCATTCCAGTTAAATCCGTTACAGAGGTTGTGAAACAGTGA